One genomic region from Sulfuriflexus mobilis encodes:
- a CDS encoding response regulator receiver domain, which produces MNNASSMGTDEYGRLIKEAFIEPIRAVVVVDDEYPTLDGLIDKELGKNEKTWKSQNTKRARDIIAFCRSEERRWMLEIHDGQPAAGVTTDEGAAHHLNQTDLMVLDFHLDEHDQTDGSQAIDILRQLAANDHFNLVVVHTKGYEGIGGAIERVVREIAVGLTKYDEGLALEGGGLDAALGAIGEWENLEPDILSKLQEQLDEGAYLKARSSEECDVDSCKQFNEFGGLFGLLEQAPAEISRRVGLLLKWSISDLQEQLKDKLSAVDLGKVECKWFEDGVNWIRTNRLFVTVVSKEHAPETLPDKLLDALIRWSPTPHRLLMSKMRSELDERGVLAEGRVLSDTYLQAGWFAEYLTPGSAERALKIRNTVSRHWESLGDALQHNVLDFASRLGSHFESIGREEAINKYLPFKPDVAPHNENIATSLNKYACSKEVEGAYLSTGHVLEIVTGESTNYWLCLSPACDLVPGQKTTGWPGRLGSFTPFRAVMLFDEDIQTALKSADAGNHLFLNIGGSIQAFQFTPPIDEAADILNREPNPKWEEMFVAEQGRFSGDKYELGLVRIASEDDQLVPKSASAKVVAQLRYEYALNLLHRLGANLSRVGLDFAPFNRPAGKDGG; this is translated from the coding sequence ATGAATAATGCAAGCTCTATGGGCACGGATGAATACGGTCGCTTAATCAAAGAGGCATTCATTGAGCCGATTCGTGCAGTTGTTGTAGTCGATGACGAATATCCGACTCTTGATGGATTGATTGATAAAGAGCTCGGCAAGAATGAGAAGACCTGGAAATCACAAAACACCAAGAGGGCAAGAGATATTATTGCGTTCTGCCGCAGCGAGGAGCGACGTTGGATGCTGGAAATCCATGACGGTCAACCTGCTGCAGGAGTGACTACTGATGAAGGTGCGGCACATCATCTGAACCAGACTGACTTGATGGTTCTGGATTTTCATCTCGATGAACATGATCAGACTGATGGCAGCCAAGCAATCGATATACTTCGCCAGCTCGCAGCCAATGATCATTTTAACCTGGTCGTGGTTCATACCAAAGGTTACGAAGGTATCGGCGGTGCCATTGAACGCGTTGTTAGAGAAATTGCGGTAGGCCTAACGAAGTACGATGAAGGTCTCGCTTTAGAAGGCGGTGGTTTGGATGCGGCTCTCGGTGCTATAGGTGAATGGGAGAACCTCGAGCCGGATATTCTCTCGAAGCTACAGGAGCAGTTGGATGAAGGTGCTTATTTGAAGGCACGTTCCTCTGAAGAATGTGACGTTGATAGTTGTAAGCAGTTTAACGAGTTTGGTGGATTGTTTGGTCTTTTGGAACAGGCTCCTGCTGAGATTTCCCGAAGGGTTGGATTGCTTCTCAAATGGTCTATCTCTGATCTGCAGGAGCAGCTTAAGGATAAGTTATCAGCAGTCGACCTTGGTAAGGTCGAATGCAAGTGGTTTGAAGATGGCGTGAATTGGATCAGAACGAATCGACTCTTCGTCACTGTTGTTAGTAAGGAACATGCCCCTGAAACATTGCCCGATAAATTGTTGGATGCCTTGATTCGATGGTCGCCTACACCTCATCGGTTGTTAATGTCGAAGATGAGGTCGGAGTTGGATGAACGAGGTGTGCTGGCGGAAGGTCGCGTGCTGAGCGACACTTACCTACAGGCTGGTTGGTTTGCTGAGTACTTGACACCAGGTTCTGCTGAACGCGCGTTGAAAATCAGGAATACGGTTAGTAGGCATTGGGAGAGCTTAGGCGATGCTCTTCAACATAACGTTTTGGATTTTGCTTCGCGTTTGGGAAGTCACTTCGAGAGCATCGGGCGGGAGGAGGCAATTAATAAGTATCTTCCATTCAAGCCTGATGTAGCCCCTCACAATGAGAATATCGCCACGAGCTTGAATAAGTACGCATGTAGTAAGGAAGTAGAAGGTGCGTATCTATCTACTGGCCATGTGTTGGAGATAGTAACCGGTGAAAGTACTAACTATTGGTTGTGTTTATCACCAGCCTGCGATCTTGTACCGGGGCAAAAAACTACTGGCTGGCCTGGACGACTGGGGAGTTTTACCCCATTTAGAGCTGTGATGCTTTTCGATGAAGATATCCAGACGGCATTGAAGAGTGCCGACGCTGGTAACCACCTATTCCTGAATATTGGTGGTTCTATACAGGCTTTCCAGTTTACGCCCCCTATTGATGAGGCGGCCGACATCCTGAACCGAGAACCCAATCCGAAGTGGGAGGAGATGTTTGTCGCAGAACAGGGAAGGTTTAGTGGCGATAAATACGAACTTGGACTGGTTCGGATCGCATCAGAAGATGACCAGCTAGTCCCTAAATCAGCAAGCGCCAAGGTAGTAGCTCAGTTACGTTACGAATATGCGCTTAACTTGTTGCATCGGCTTGGTGCAAATCTGTCCAGGGTCGGATTGGACTTTGCCCCATTTAATAGGCCTGCTGGTAAGGATGGCGGATAA
- a CDS encoding very short patch repair endonuclease: MADKLSPQRRSEVMSAVKGKNTTPELRVRRVLHAMGYRFRLHRKDLPGKPDIVLPKYKLCIFVHGCFWHQHSGCKRATMPASNKAFWKKKLTGNFERDKKNTADLKSLGWQVCIIWECETKQQEVLEKALSNCLALKGY; this comes from the coding sequence ATGGCGGATAAGCTCTCACCCCAGCGGCGTTCTGAGGTGATGTCTGCGGTCAAAGGTAAGAATACAACGCCAGAGCTTCGTGTAAGACGTGTTCTTCATGCCATGGGTTACCGCTTCCGTCTACACCGCAAAGACCTGCCGGGTAAACCCGACATAGTATTGCCTAAATATAAGCTATGTATTTTCGTTCACGGCTGCTTTTGGCATCAGCATTCAGGTTGCAAGCGAGCAACAATGCCCGCCTCGAACAAAGCGTTTTGGAAAAAGAAGCTCACGGGTAATTTTGAACGAGACAAGAAGAATACTGCTGATCTCAAATCCTTAGGCTGGCAGGTATGTATTATTTGGGAATGTGAAACCAAACAACAAGAAGTACTGGAGAAGGCGTTGAGTAACTGTCTCGCCCTAAAGGGTTATTAA
- a CDS encoding DUF3883 domain-containing protein: MEWSLLECEVIVADYLDMLGKELKGDSYQKSAHRRLLQTKLNNRSDGSIEYKHQNVSAILIELGYPYISGYKPAFNYQQLLKHTVESNLDNSTITQTADELITQEPDIIQELEWVNVLTDTPVTERVNFQTPVRDFIPRQYNFTDRERQNRKLGVSGEEFVLRYERQRLSKAGREDLVNDVEWTSQVKGDGAGYDIRSFNPDNEAELFIEVKTTKLGKYLPFYISDNEVEFSKLHQEQYSLYRVFEFRKDPKLFILDGDISERINLHATIYRASF; this comes from the coding sequence ATGGAATGGTCTCTATTGGAATGTGAGGTAATTGTTGCAGATTATCTGGATATGCTGGGTAAAGAGCTTAAAGGCGACTCCTATCAGAAGTCGGCACATAGACGGCTTTTGCAAACTAAACTTAATAATCGATCAGATGGGTCAATTGAATATAAGCACCAGAATGTCAGTGCTATATTGATCGAGTTGGGCTATCCCTACATTTCAGGCTACAAGCCTGCATTTAACTACCAGCAATTACTTAAACATACCGTTGAGTCCAATCTTGATAATTCCACTATTACACAGACTGCAGATGAGCTGATTACCCAAGAGCCTGACATTATCCAGGAGCTAGAGTGGGTGAACGTCCTCACTGATACACCTGTCACAGAACGGGTTAACTTTCAGACACCTGTGCGTGACTTTATACCACGACAATATAATTTTACTGATAGGGAAAGACAGAATAGGAAGCTAGGTGTCTCGGGTGAGGAGTTTGTACTGCGGTATGAACGTCAGCGACTAAGTAAAGCGGGGCGAGAGGATCTCGTCAATGATGTTGAATGGACTAGTCAGGTAAAAGGCGATGGTGCAGGCTATGATATTCGCTCATTTAATCCTGATAATGAGGCTGAACTATTTATCGAAGTCAAAACCACAAAATTAGGTAAATACTTGCCTTTTTATATCTCAGATAATGAAGTGGAATTTTCAAAGTTACATCAGGAACAATATTCCTTATATCGAGTTTTTGAATTCAGAAAGGATCCAAAACTATTTATTTTGGATGGTGATATTTCTGAACGAATTAATTTACACGCCACGATATATCGGGCTAGCTTTTGA
- a CDS encoding CARDB domain-containing protein has translation MRIILHSKIIIMACLAFAPATWAAEIVFSSPSANATWYQTHHYDICWTRTADVLPPLKLSIEKASGGGQRFISLNLGTTDLSHCYHWGVYHDLPQVPHRLCVHGTANNVVFKGCSEPFSVLAPSELSADNISITPDPRNSSDLLQYQATVHAEGPDIPESVKAEFKVYGPGGAVIISDDRTLRFENASTYLFKRKYRVPQWALYRNELTLDTAAQARERDEENNKVKTIYAVNPEPDLQVYVRPHVPSVAVLKRRSVRAYVKNVGERKSPESALRFWIEGKGTETYTVPRLDPGEKWSVVRKPKWTLGGMKDFRVTVDPDNQLNELNEGNNVHEGRMFVRGIPVKFDSRGLGTPADLRVRAWIPESMKRNKKTPILLEVKNSAMSSHKAENIVLTATLDHAVIKQGSWSDIVTRFDIDELLPGEKRIFVLNIETAKSINSRQHFTASVRLTGTEPNMANNDLSRMIDITN, from the coding sequence ATGCGCATCATATTACACAGCAAGATAATCATCATGGCTTGTCTGGCGTTCGCTCCGGCGACGTGGGCGGCAGAAATCGTCTTTTCCAGCCCTTCAGCAAATGCTACCTGGTATCAGACACACCACTATGATATCTGCTGGACACGCACAGCAGACGTGTTGCCACCGCTGAAACTTTCTATTGAAAAGGCGTCTGGCGGTGGTCAGCGTTTTATCTCGCTTAATCTGGGCACCACCGATCTTTCCCATTGTTACCATTGGGGTGTTTACCATGACTTGCCCCAGGTCCCACATCGCCTGTGCGTGCATGGCACAGCCAATAATGTCGTATTCAAAGGCTGCAGTGAGCCGTTCTCTGTTCTTGCCCCATCCGAGTTGTCTGCAGACAATATCAGCATTACCCCCGATCCACGTAATTCCTCTGATTTACTCCAATATCAGGCAACGGTTCATGCAGAGGGCCCGGATATTCCGGAAAGCGTGAAAGCTGAGTTCAAAGTGTATGGCCCGGGTGGTGCCGTTATCATTAGCGACGATAGGACACTTCGTTTTGAAAACGCATCGACCTATCTGTTCAAGCGTAAGTACCGGGTGCCGCAGTGGGCGTTGTACCGAAATGAATTAACTCTGGATACGGCTGCCCAGGCCAGGGAGCGTGATGAAGAAAACAATAAGGTGAAAACGATTTATGCCGTCAACCCCGAGCCCGACCTGCAGGTCTATGTGCGCCCCCATGTGCCATCAGTGGCTGTGCTCAAACGCCGTTCAGTTCGCGCCTATGTCAAAAACGTCGGCGAACGGAAGTCACCCGAGTCAGCATTACGCTTCTGGATTGAGGGAAAGGGTACCGAGACCTATACCGTGCCCAGGCTGGATCCAGGAGAGAAATGGTCTGTTGTAAGAAAACCCAAGTGGACCCTGGGAGGGATGAAGGACTTCAGGGTAACGGTAGACCCCGATAATCAGCTCAATGAATTGAACGAAGGCAATAACGTGCACGAGGGCCGCATGTTTGTCCGCGGGATACCGGTGAAGTTTGATAGTCGGGGCCTGGGAACGCCAGCCGACCTGCGTGTAAGGGCCTGGATACCCGAGTCGATGAAGAGAAACAAGAAGACGCCCATCCTGCTGGAGGTGAAGAATTCTGCCATGAGTAGTCACAAGGCGGAAAACATCGTGCTGACAGCCACCCTGGATCATGCCGTTATCAAGCAGGGTTCATGGTCTGATATTGTTACACGTTTCGATATCGATGAGCTGTTGCCAGGCGAAAAACGTATCTTTGTGCTAAACATCGAGACGGCCAAATCGATTAACAGCAGGCAGCATTTTACTGCCTCGGTCAGGCTCACCGGTACGGAGCCGAACATGGCCAACAATGATCTGTCACGAATGATAGATATCACAAATTAA
- a CDS encoding RelA/SpoT family protein, whose protein sequence is MEATKQQQKVSSQYSLSEYIDQLVSNSSHLHQRSELLEKACQYAWDIQDVKSEMPSSLDVALLLSQLSADETTIIVCLLSDSRLRNEEFYKVIKTEFGEDVLHLVKGIEKLHGFKANKMDSHEQAERLRRMLLAMVDDVRVVLVKLAYRVQRLRELADKDEVTQKAVASESLEIFSPIANRLGIGQLKWELEDLSFRYLQPETYRRVAKMLEEKRGEREAYINEVVTEVQALLKSAGIDGRVYGRPKHIYSIWSKMTRKDVPFTELFDVRAIRVTVNTVTECYTALGLIHGRWHHIAKEFDDYIANTKENGYQSLHTAVYGPKGKPVEIQIRTWAMHEFAEYGVAAHWRYKERTAQDEVLEKTIHSIRKLLETPEADEEELLDSFKTELFSDRVFVLSPDGKVIDLPQGATPVDFAYSIHTEVGHKCRGAKVNGKIVPLTTKLENGVQVEILTKNNPGPSRDWLNPNLGYIASSRTRSRIKAWFRQQDYEQNVIDGKAIIERELRRMHILNYDAEKSIKYFNAQTEEEWQAKVGRGDISSAQLISGLNQAYSDETVKPLPDRPRPRRAANKGESNAVNVSGVGNLLTSIAPCCEPVPGDEIIGFITRGKGVSVHRQDCINILNLEQDKQDNLISVEWSNQDNQVFEINLMIEAIDRPGLLRDITGILSDLKVNVLGVQTSSNKETQMADMQIIMEIQDLQQLQKVSDKIMQLTNVLKVYNNRAQTN, encoded by the coding sequence ATGGAAGCCACAAAGCAACAGCAAAAGGTCAGCTCTCAATACTCTCTCTCAGAGTATATCGACCAACTCGTTAGCAATTCATCTCATCTTCACCAGCGCTCTGAGCTGCTGGAAAAAGCCTGCCAGTATGCATGGGATATTCAGGATGTTAAGTCTGAAATGCCCAGCAGCCTGGATGTGGCGCTATTGCTCAGCCAGTTAAGTGCGGATGAAACGACGATCATAGTCTGTTTGCTCAGCGACAGCCGTCTGCGCAATGAAGAGTTTTACAAGGTAATCAAAACCGAGTTTGGTGAAGATGTTCTGCACCTGGTTAAGGGCATTGAGAAACTTCACGGCTTTAAAGCCAATAAGATGGATAGCCATGAGCAGGCCGAGCGCCTGAGAAGAATGTTGCTGGCGATGGTCGATGATGTACGCGTGGTGCTGGTCAAGCTGGCCTACCGGGTGCAGCGTCTCAGGGAATTAGCCGATAAAGATGAGGTCACCCAGAAGGCGGTGGCATCAGAATCACTTGAGATTTTTTCCCCCATTGCCAACCGGCTGGGGATCGGGCAATTAAAATGGGAGCTGGAAGACTTGTCTTTCCGTTATTTACAGCCTGAAACCTACCGGCGTGTGGCAAAAATGCTGGAGGAGAAAAGGGGCGAGCGGGAAGCCTATATTAACGAGGTTGTTACAGAAGTTCAGGCGCTGCTCAAAAGTGCCGGCATTGATGGCCGGGTCTATGGCCGGCCAAAACATATTTACAGCATCTGGTCGAAAATGACCCGTAAAGACGTACCTTTTACAGAATTGTTTGATGTTCGGGCCATCCGGGTAACGGTCAACACGGTAACAGAATGCTACACCGCGCTGGGTCTGATTCATGGTCGCTGGCATCATATTGCCAAAGAGTTTGATGATTACATCGCCAATACCAAGGAAAACGGCTATCAAAGTCTGCATACGGCTGTTTACGGGCCTAAAGGCAAACCCGTTGAAATCCAGATCAGAACCTGGGCCATGCATGAGTTTGCGGAATACGGTGTTGCCGCACACTGGCGTTATAAAGAGCGCACAGCCCAGGACGAGGTGCTGGAAAAAACCATCCATTCCATCAGGAAGCTATTAGAAACACCGGAAGCCGATGAGGAAGAATTACTCGATAGTTTTAAAACTGAATTGTTTTCTGACCGGGTCTTTGTGTTAAGCCCTGATGGCAAGGTTATCGACTTGCCGCAAGGCGCGACACCTGTCGATTTTGCCTACAGCATTCATACTGAAGTTGGGCATAAATGCAGGGGCGCCAAGGTGAATGGCAAGATTGTGCCGCTAACCACCAAACTCGAAAACGGCGTGCAGGTAGAGATTTTAACGAAAAATAATCCAGGGCCAAGCAGGGACTGGTTAAATCCTAACCTGGGCTATATCGCCAGTAGCAGGACGCGTTCCAGAATAAAAGCCTGGTTCCGGCAGCAGGACTACGAGCAGAATGTCATTGATGGAAAGGCCATCATTGAGCGCGAACTAAGGCGCATGCATATTTTGAATTACGACGCGGAAAAATCGATTAAATATTTTAACGCGCAAACGGAAGAAGAGTGGCAGGCCAAGGTTGGTCGCGGCGATATCAGTTCGGCTCAGCTAATTTCCGGATTAAACCAGGCCTATTCAGATGAGACCGTTAAACCCTTGCCGGATCGGCCCAGGCCAAGAAGGGCGGCCAATAAAGGCGAGAGCAATGCGGTTAATGTTAGCGGGGTGGGTAACCTGTTAACCAGTATTGCGCCCTGTTGTGAGCCTGTGCCGGGTGATGAAATCATCGGTTTCATTACGCGAGGTAAAGGTGTTTCCGTTCATCGGCAGGATTGCATCAATATACTCAACCTTGAACAGGATAAACAGGATAATTTAATTTCAGTCGAATGGTCTAACCAGGATAACCAGGTGTTTGAAATCAACCTGATGATCGAGGCGATTGATCGCCCGGGGCTGTTAAGAGACATAACAGGCATACTGTCTGATCTTAAGGTCAACGTGCTTGGTGTACAAACCAGCTCAAACAAAGAGACACAAATGGCTGATATGCAAATCATTATGGAAATACAGGACCTGCAACAATTACAAAAAGTCTCTGATAAAATTATGCAATTAACAAATGTGCTTAAGGTTTATAATAATAGGGCACAAACGAATTAA
- a CDS encoding secondary thiamine-phosphate synthase enzyme YjbQ, producing MKISPSFIELETGNGIALHDLMPGIREAVAKSGITNGFVTVTSQHTTTAIAINEFEERLLEDVKTFLTRLIPPGDRYLHNDIDMRDCPEDEPENAHSHLAAMLLGSSEVIGLSAGELVLGQYQSVMLYELDGPRQRKVNVQVVGE from the coding sequence TTGAAAATCAGCCCATCATTTATCGAACTGGAAACCGGCAATGGCATTGCCCTGCATGACCTCATGCCGGGCATTCGAGAGGCTGTCGCAAAGTCCGGCATCACAAACGGCTTTGTGACCGTGACCTCGCAACACACCACCACGGCGATCGCGATTAACGAGTTTGAGGAACGGCTGCTTGAGGATGTCAAAACGTTTTTAACGCGCCTTATTCCACCCGGTGACAGATATCTACATAATGATATTGACATGCGTGATTGCCCGGAGGATGAGCCGGAAAATGCCCATTCGCATCTCGCAGCGATGTTACTCGGCAGTTCTGAGGTGATCGGGCTCAGCGCGGGGGAGTTGGTACTGGGCCAGTACCAGTCCGTGATGTTGTATGAGCTGGACGGGCCGCGTCAGCGCAAAGTGAATGTACAGGTTGTGGGTGAATGA
- a CDS encoding ketose-bisphosphate aldolase — protein MPLVNMKDMLVHAYQNGYAVGGFDLVSLDFLEAIMAAAEARRSPVILSLAESHFDYYDFELAMAAAELAAKRATVPVAIHLDHGASLESAVTAINLGCNGVMVDASHEPFAGNVAMTQKIVNMAHACGVPVEGELGYVAGVEGEDAEKHPGEVVYTSVDEAKRYVEQTGVDVLAVSIGTVHGRMQGEPELDVERLQQINAALGIPLVIHGGTGLSDEQFRQLIANGVAKINYYTALADAAGTRMRENVAADDRCGYTGIVREIQEAMRVEIERCMLNWGSANQADAVLAVAEAWQPVHHVIIYNVNTTDEAQVANMMAEGERILSQIPGVRRVVTAKAVQQAAQYQFSWLIEFVHANVIDSYREHPDHIAFADSLFRPIAGDRISIDFRQN, from the coding sequence ATGCCTTTGGTGAACATGAAAGACATGCTGGTGCATGCTTATCAGAATGGTTATGCGGTGGGCGGCTTTGACCTGGTGAGCCTGGATTTCCTTGAGGCCATTATGGCGGCGGCAGAGGCCAGGCGCTCGCCGGTGATTTTGTCTCTCGCCGAATCGCATTTTGACTATTACGACTTCGAGCTGGCCATGGCCGCGGCCGAACTGGCCGCAAAGCGGGCGACCGTTCCGGTGGCCATTCACCTGGATCATGGTGCTTCGCTTGAGTCGGCCGTGACGGCGATTAACCTCGGTTGCAATGGTGTCATGGTGGATGCCTCGCACGAGCCGTTCGCGGGCAACGTGGCGATGACACAAAAGATTGTCAACATGGCGCACGCCTGTGGTGTACCGGTGGAGGGTGAGCTCGGCTATGTTGCCGGTGTGGAAGGCGAAGACGCGGAGAAGCACCCCGGGGAAGTCGTGTATACCTCGGTGGATGAGGCAAAACGTTATGTTGAGCAAACCGGCGTTGATGTACTCGCCGTTTCCATCGGTACGGTGCACGGCCGTATGCAGGGCGAGCCGGAGCTGGATGTTGAACGCCTGCAGCAGATTAACGCGGCACTGGGGATCCCGCTGGTCATTCATGGCGGTACCGGCCTGTCGGATGAGCAGTTTCGTCAGCTGATCGCCAACGGTGTGGCGAAGATCAATTACTACACGGCATTGGCGGATGCGGCCGGTACGCGCATGCGTGAGAACGTCGCGGCCGATGATCGCTGTGGCTATACCGGTATTGTCAGGGAGATCCAGGAGGCCATGCGCGTTGAGATTGAGCGCTGCATGCTCAACTGGGGCAGCGCCAACCAGGCAGATGCCGTGCTGGCCGTCGCGGAGGCCTGGCAACCGGTGCATCACGTGATTATCTATAACGTGAATACGACTGACGAGGCACAGGTGGCGAACATGATGGCAGAAGGTGAAAGGATCTTAAGCCAGATCCCCGGTGTGCGCCGTGTGGTCACGGCTAAGGCCGTCCAGCAAGCGGCGCAATATCAATTTTCCTGGCTAATCGAATTCGTCCATGCCAATGTCATTGATAGCTATCGTGAACATCCTGATCACATTGCCTTTGCAGATAGCCTGTTCCGTCCCATTGCCGGGGACCGCATCAGTATTGATTTCAGGCAAAACTGA
- a CDS encoding cation:proton antiporter family protein, with protein sequence MESILLSIHPSDPVWIGIAFICGFAVKLIGLPPLVGFLFAGFMLNAVGAEGGDFLRTMADLGITLLLFTIGLKLRVESLIKPQVWGVASIHMVLITSVLSALVLAISQLNISIFTGLDLKTAILIGFVLSFSSTVFAIKLLDELGATSSHHGRLAIGILIVQDIAAVVFLAASTGKVPSVWALALLLLIPLRHLLRKVLDHTGHGELLVLYGIVLALGGADIFELVGMKGDVGALILGMLLANHVKASEMAKSLLSFKDLFLVGFFLSVGMTALPGWNEFLVALVFILFLPIKVAFYHLLLNAFKLRASTSWRTSLNLANYSEFGLIVGTLATAYGWLSKEWLAVFAIVLSISFIISAPLTSVRDSLYQRWRHFFKRFERRQRVKGEEDLDLQSIEAVVFGMGRVGTAVYKAIEPEFKGRIVGVEIDDHQIEMHQSSGLHVIDGDATNPDFWARAPSLLIGLKWVLLTLPTHSANKAAVAMLKQMGYTGQIAATSKYDDEAEELKEMGVDMSFNIYAEAGIGFANDLKRRFEHS encoded by the coding sequence ATGGAATCCATATTATTATCAATCCACCCGAGTGACCCAGTCTGGATAGGCATCGCATTTATCTGTGGATTTGCCGTTAAATTAATAGGTTTGCCCCCACTGGTAGGGTTTCTGTTCGCCGGCTTCATGCTTAATGCAGTGGGTGCTGAAGGCGGTGACTTTCTCCGCACCATGGCGGATCTGGGCATCACCCTGCTGCTTTTTACCATCGGGCTAAAACTCAGGGTTGAGTCACTCATCAAGCCCCAAGTCTGGGGCGTGGCCTCGATTCACATGGTCTTGATAACGTCTGTGTTATCTGCATTGGTACTGGCTATTTCGCAGCTGAACATTTCTATATTTACAGGTCTGGATCTCAAAACGGCCATACTCATCGGCTTTGTACTGTCATTTTCAAGCACCGTCTTTGCCATCAAACTCCTCGATGAGCTGGGCGCCACATCGTCACATCATGGTCGCCTAGCTATTGGCATATTGATTGTGCAGGATATCGCGGCAGTGGTTTTTCTCGCAGCATCTACGGGCAAGGTACCTTCAGTGTGGGCGCTGGCACTGTTACTGCTCATCCCCTTAAGACATCTCTTGCGAAAGGTTCTGGACCACACCGGCCATGGTGAGCTGCTGGTGCTATACGGAATCGTTCTGGCCCTCGGTGGTGCGGACATTTTTGAGCTTGTCGGTATGAAAGGCGATGTCGGTGCACTGATTTTAGGCATGCTACTGGCGAATCACGTCAAAGCCAGCGAGATGGCTAAATCCTTGCTTAGTTTCAAAGATCTATTCCTTGTCGGGTTCTTCCTCAGTGTGGGGATGACTGCGCTGCCGGGCTGGAATGAATTCCTGGTTGCGCTGGTTTTCATACTATTTTTACCCATCAAGGTCGCTTTCTATCACCTTCTGCTCAATGCCTTCAAGTTAAGGGCGAGTACCTCATGGCGTACTTCCCTGAACCTGGCCAACTACAGCGAGTTTGGTTTGATTGTTGGTACCCTTGCGACGGCTTACGGCTGGTTATCCAAAGAATGGCTGGCCGTTTTTGCGATAGTGCTTTCAATTTCATTTATCATTTCCGCCCCGTTAACATCAGTTCGCGACAGTCTGTACCAGCGCTGGCGCCACTTCTTCAAACGCTTTGAACGTAGACAGCGAGTAAAAGGTGAAGAGGACCTTGATTTACAGAGTATCGAAGCAGTGGTGTTTGGTATGGGCCGCGTCGGCACTGCTGTCTACAAGGCAATAGAACCTGAGTTTAAGGGCCGAATTGTCGGCGTTGAAATAGACGACCATCAAATCGAAATGCATCAGTCGTCCGGTCTCCATGTCATCGATGGCGATGCAACCAACCCGGACTTCTGGGCCAGGGCACCTTCATTGCTCATCGGTCTCAAATGGGTGCTACTCACCTTACCCACCCATAGTGCAAACAAGGCGGCGGTCGCCATGCTCAAGCAAATGGGTTACACTGGGCAGATAGCGGCTACCTCCAAATACGACGATGAGGCGGAAGAACTCAAAGAAATGGGCGTGGATATGTCGTTTAACATCTATGCCGAAGCGGGGATCGGTTTCGCCAACGATCTCAAGCGTCGCTTTGAACACTCCTGA
- a CDS encoding SOUL family heme-binding protein: MKIIRVILAFTAMLVGGGDAMAIEEAKYTVVEKEDIFEIRDYAPHVLAETIVEGSLEDAGNKAFNRLFQYISGNNQTRNKVAMTAPVSQESTGIKIDMTAPVGQQQAGERWAVSFMMPAAYTLETLPKPLDPTVRLRQVPARRMAAIRYSGFWSEEGYLRNKAALVSWIENKGLKAVGEPIWARYNAPFSLWFLRRNEVLISIGN, encoded by the coding sequence ATGAAAATTATTCGTGTGATATTAGCATTCACAGCGATGCTGGTTGGAGGGGGCGATGCCATGGCGATCGAAGAAGCGAAGTACACCGTGGTGGAAAAAGAGGATATTTTTGAAATCCGTGACTATGCACCACATGTCCTCGCTGAAACCATTGTTGAAGGTAGTCTTGAAGATGCTGGCAACAAGGCCTTCAACAGGCTCTTTCAGTACATCTCTGGTAATAACCAGACACGTAATAAGGTGGCGATGACAGCCCCTGTTTCCCAGGAATCAACAGGCATAAAGATTGACATGACGGCACCCGTTGGGCAACAGCAGGCAGGAGAACGCTGGGCGGTAAGTTTTATGATGCCAGCGGCATACACGTTGGAAACACTACCGAAGCCGTTGGATCCAACCGTCAGATTGCGTCAGGTGCCTGCGAGAAGAATGGCTGCAATCCGTTATTCGGGTTTCTGGAGTGAGGAAGGTTACTTGCGTAATAAGGCAGCGTTGGTGTCATGGATTGAGAATAAGGGGCTCAAAGCTGTTGGTGAACCAATTTGGGCGCGCTACAACGCCCCTTTTAGTCTCTGGTTTTTGAGACGTAATGAAGTGTTGATCTCGATTGGGAATTAA